In the Gemmatimonas sp. genome, GCACGTGATTACCGATGGCCGCCATCATGCGCCGCACCTGGTGGTAGCGTCCTTCGCTGATCGTGATGTCGGCCGTGCGCTCGCCGGTGGCGGTGAACGCCGCGGGAAGCAACGGCGAGGTCTCACTCTTGAGCATCAGGGTTCCGCTGGCCAACACGGCGCTCTCATCGCCGCGTAGCGCCTCGGCCAGTGTCATGGCATACCGCCTCGGCACATGCGACTTCGGTGACGCCAGCAAATGATTGAGCGCGCCATCATCGGTGACCAACAGTAGTCCCGAGGTATCCGCATCGAGCCGGCCGATCGACGCCATGACCGGCGTCCGTTTCGGAAAGTTCGCGGGCAGCAGCTCGTAGATCATGGGCGGACGGTCGTTCAGCGAGCAGACGTACCCCACGGGCTTGTTCAGCAGAATGACCGACCCCGGCGGCGCATCAAGCGGTGCGCCATCCACGAACACGTCGTGATGGACGTAGGCATCGGTGTCGCGCAGCACGGCGCCTGCCGCGGTTGTCACACGCCGCTGCCGCACGATGCGCTCGGCCTCCTTTCGGGTGCCGTGGCCTAAAGCCACGAGGTAGCGGGACAGCGTCATTGCGTGGGGCTCGAGGGCGTGCCCCATGGGGGCGTGCAGCGAAGAGGGCGTACCGGGGAGTATAATGCACCGCGGTCTCCTCCTTCCCGGCCTCAGCATGATCACGTCATGAGCACGTCATGAGCACTCCGTCCACTCGCCCGCGTCCGCCGATCAACGGCGACTTCTACGATTGGTTCTCGACGCTCCCCGACGAGGTGAACGCGGCGCGGTTGAAGCTGCGTGAGTTCATGAGCGGCGAATGGGAGCCACAGGCGAACGGCTACTGGGAACGCGCTGAATTCCCCCGCGAGTATCTCGTGGGCAAGATGAAGGAGCTCAATCTGTTGCAGGGCGCGTACACGCCGGAGCGCGCTGGCACGGCGACGGTCATGGACGGACTGCTCTCGATGGAGTTTGCACGGGTCGATCCGTCGCTGGCGACCTTCTTCGGTGTGCATGCGGGCCTCTGCATGGGGTCGATC is a window encoding:
- a CDS encoding pseudouridine synthase — its product is MTLSRYLVALGHGTRKEAERIVRQRRVTTAAGAVLRDTDAYVHHDVFVDGAPLDAPPGSVILLNKPVGYVCSLNDRPPMIYELLPANFPKRTPVMASIGRLDADTSGLLLVTDDGALNHLLASPKSHVPRRYAMTLAEALRGDESAVLASGTLMLKSETSPLLPAAFTATGERTADITISEGRYHQVRRMMAAIGNHVHTLQRVAIGPLSLGDVAVGRWRLLGATEIHTLREAALAAKAGAKAEAKAPATA